Proteins found in one Bartonella krasnovii genomic segment:
- the ilvD gene encoding dihydroxy-acid dehydratase: MPSYRSRISTHGRNMAGARGLWRATGMKDADFGKPIIAIANSFTQFVPGHVHLKDLGQLVAQQIAIAGGVAKEFNTIAVDDGIAMGHDGMLYSLPSREIIADSVEYMVNAHCADALVCISNCDKITPGMLMAALRLNIPTIFVSGGPMEAGKIKWKDQDLRVDLVDAMVAAASEQNSEEEVAEMERAACPTCGSCSGMFTANSMNCLTEALGLSFPGNGSVLATHADRRMLFEKAGKQIVELAKRYYEKDDETVLPRSIASRRAFENAMTVDIAMGGSTNTVLHLLAAAQEGEVDFTMTDIDHLSRRVPVLCKVAPAVANVHMEDVHRAGGIMGLLGELDAAGLIDTSVYTVHAKTMKEALGRWDVKKTNEPTVCTFYRAAPGGIPTQTAFSQSCRYETLDRDREKGVIRDREHAYSQDGGLAVLYGNLAKDGCIVKTAGVDQSILTFKGPARIFESQDSAVSAILNDKIKTGEIVLIRYEGPRGGPGMQEMLYPTSYLKSKGLGKVCALITDGRFSGGSSGLSIGHISPEAAEGGEIALVEEGDIIEIDIPNRSIHMLVDDVEMKQRRAKMEAKGKDAWQPVEKRQRKVSKALKAYAAMTTSAAKGAVRNI, from the coding sequence ATGCCTTCTTACCGTTCAAGAATATCAACACACGGGCGTAATATGGCAGGAGCTCGCGGTCTGTGGCGTGCAACAGGAATGAAAGATGCGGATTTTGGTAAACCCATTATTGCGATTGCGAATTCTTTTACACAATTTGTACCAGGGCATGTTCATTTAAAAGATCTTGGACAATTGGTTGCACAACAGATAGCCATTGCCGGTGGTGTTGCAAAAGAGTTTAACACCATTGCTGTAGATGATGGAATTGCGATGGGTCACGATGGAATGCTTTATTCTCTGCCCTCACGTGAAATTATTGCTGATTCTGTAGAGTATATGGTCAATGCCCATTGTGCGGATGCTCTTGTCTGTATTTCTAATTGTGACAAAATTACACCTGGAATGTTAATGGCTGCTTTACGATTGAATATCCCAACAATCTTTGTTTCAGGCGGCCCTATGGAAGCTGGTAAGATTAAATGGAAAGATCAAGATTTAAGGGTTGATTTGGTTGATGCTATGGTTGCCGCCGCTTCAGAACAAAATTCAGAAGAAGAAGTTGCTGAAATGGAACGTGCTGCTTGTCCTACATGTGGGTCTTGTTCAGGAATGTTTACGGCCAATTCCATGAATTGCTTAACAGAAGCCTTGGGACTTTCATTTCCTGGAAATGGATCAGTCCTTGCAACGCATGCAGATCGACGGATGCTTTTTGAAAAAGCTGGAAAACAGATTGTTGAATTGGCCAAGCGTTATTATGAAAAAGATGATGAAACAGTTTTGCCACGCTCTATTGCTTCACGTAGGGCTTTTGAAAATGCCATGACCGTTGATATTGCCATGGGCGGGTCAACCAATACAGTACTGCATCTTTTAGCAGCGGCGCAAGAAGGTGAGGTGGATTTTACCATGACGGATATTGATCATCTTTCACGTCGTGTTCCAGTTTTATGCAAGGTTGCTCCTGCGGTTGCGAATGTCCATATGGAAGATGTTCATCGCGCGGGTGGTATTATGGGGCTTTTAGGCGAATTGGATGCGGCCGGACTCATTGATACATCAGTTTATACGGTTCATGCAAAAACGATGAAAGAAGCTCTTGGTCGTTGGGATGTGAAAAAAACCAATGAACCAACAGTTTGTACATTTTATCGTGCCGCTCCAGGGGGAATTCCAACACAGACAGCTTTTAGCCAATCTTGTCGCTATGAGACTCTTGATCGTGATCGTGAAAAAGGTGTGATTCGCGATAGGGAGCATGCCTATTCACAAGATGGAGGATTGGCAGTTCTTTATGGAAATCTTGCTAAAGATGGCTGTATTGTAAAAACAGCAGGCGTTGATCAATCAATTTTGACCTTTAAAGGTCCAGCAAGAATTTTTGAAAGTCAAGATTCAGCTGTTTCAGCGATCTTAAATGATAAAATTAAAACAGGTGAAATTGTTTTAATCCGTTATGAAGGACCGCGTGGGGGACCTGGAATGCAAGAGATGCTTTATCCAACGAGTTATCTCAAATCTAAAGGATTGGGCAAAGTTTGTGCACTTATTACGGATGGACGTTTTTCAGGGGGAAGCTCAGGGCTTTCGATAGGCCATATTTCACCAGAAGCAGCTGAAGGAGGAGAAATTGCGTTGGTGGAAGAAGGGGATATCATAGAAATTGATATTCCAAACCGTAGCATTCATATGTTGGTTGATGATGTTGAGATGAAACAGCGTCGTGCCAAGATGGAAGCGAAAGGAAAAGATGCTTGGCAACCAGTTGAGAAGCGTCAGCGCAAAGTTTCAAAGGCTCTCAAAGCTTATGCTGCGATGACAACTTCTGCCGCAAAAGGTGCTGTTCGTAATATTTGA
- the mutS gene encoding DNA mismatch repair protein MutS, with protein sequence MDKKNDHKNNLIPQPASLSASSSERLTPMMEQYIEIKAVHQDSLLFYRMGDFYELFFKDAIEAAQALGITLTARGKHLGQDIPMCGVPVHAADDYLQKLIACGYRVAVCEQTEDPAEAKKRGSKSVVRRDVVRLVTPGTITEEKLLDPTRANYLMTLSRIKTGDREEFALSWIDISTGIFRVTESRQEKLLADIMRVDPQEIIVADSFFHDKSHKSLFNVLDRIVSPQPACLFDTLTAERDICTYFKLSTLEGVADYSHCELSAIVAAIRYIEKTQITHRPPLMQPERQNESATLFIDAATRLSLELIRTTSGQRDGSLLKAIDRTVTGGGSRLLIDRLIAPLTTPSAIDTRLDSIDFFLRNPSLAEAIKLTLKGGPDMPRAVSRLALGRGGPRDIATIQRGFEIIHEIHQLLSNELLPQEISDIQQVFSNLPVALHCHLEQALADDLPLLKRDGGFIRSNYHQELDEMRALRDESRRVIAELQAQYAQETEIKTLKIKHNNILGYFIEVTSTQASSLTNNPQAKARFIHRQTMANAMRFTTTELADLESRIAHAANHALTLELEIFDTLVQEITEQVDFIRKAAEALAILDVSVALANLAEEQGYCRPKIDHSLTFHITAGRHPVVEQALRKQAAEPFVANNCNLSVQKNQQYAAIWLLTGPNMGGKSTFLRQNALIAIMAQMGSFVPATSAHIGVVDRLFSRVGASDDLARGRSTFMMEMVETATILNHASHHSLVILDEIGRGTSTFDGLSIAWAAVEYLHEVNHCRAILATHFHEMTALTEKLDRLHNVTMKVKNWNGDVVFLHEVTPGAADRSYGVQVAKLAGLPSAVITRATDVLHQLEQGEMAGKGHKLIDDLPLFSLQTTSPLNEERNKHDVLHEALKNIHPDELSPKQALETIYHLKQLEKNNSL encoded by the coding sequence ATGGATAAAAAAAACGACCATAAAAATAATTTAATTCCACAGCCTGCTTCCCTCTCTGCTTCCTCTTCAGAACGTCTTACACCTATGATGGAGCAATACATAGAAATCAAAGCCGTCCATCAGGATTCTCTTCTTTTTTACCGAATGGGGGATTTTTATGAATTATTTTTTAAGGATGCAATTGAAGCTGCTCAGGCTTTAGGAATCACGCTCACAGCACGTGGAAAACATTTAGGGCAAGATATTCCTATGTGTGGTGTTCCCGTTCATGCTGCAGACGATTATTTGCAAAAACTAATTGCTTGTGGTTATCGCGTTGCTGTTTGTGAACAAACGGAAGATCCTGCTGAGGCAAAAAAACGTGGCTCAAAATCTGTTGTTCGGCGTGATGTTGTTCGCCTTGTAACCCCCGGAACGATAACAGAAGAAAAACTCCTTGATCCAACACGCGCAAATTACCTGATGACACTTTCTCGGATAAAAACTGGCGATAGAGAAGAATTTGCTCTTTCTTGGATTGATATCTCAACAGGCATATTTCGTGTAACAGAAAGCCGCCAAGAAAAACTTTTAGCCGATATTATGCGTGTGGACCCACAAGAAATCATTGTTGCTGATTCCTTTTTTCATGATAAATCGCATAAATCACTTTTTAATGTTCTTGATCGTATCGTTTCACCTCAACCGGCTTGTCTCTTTGATACCCTCACCGCTGAACGCGATATTTGTACTTATTTTAAACTCTCAACGCTGGAAGGTGTTGCCGATTATTCACACTGCGAACTCTCTGCAATCGTAGCTGCTATTCGTTATATCGAAAAAACACAAATCACGCATCGCCCCCCCCTCATGCAACCTGAGCGCCAAAATGAAAGTGCTACCCTTTTTATTGATGCTGCAACCAGACTAAGCCTTGAGCTTATTCGAACGACATCAGGTCAACGAGATGGAAGTTTATTAAAAGCTATTGATCGCACTGTAACAGGAGGAGGATCTCGCCTTCTCATTGATCGCCTTATTGCTCCTCTTACCACCCCTTCAGCTATTGATACGCGTTTAGATTCTATCGATTTTTTTCTCCGTAACCCTTCTCTTGCAGAAGCGATAAAGCTTACTTTAAAAGGGGGACCAGATATGCCCCGCGCCGTTTCACGTTTGGCTCTTGGACGAGGAGGTCCCCGTGATATAGCAACGATTCAACGTGGCTTTGAAATCATTCATGAAATTCATCAGCTTCTTAGTAATGAGCTCCTGCCCCAAGAAATAAGTGATATACAACAGGTGTTTTCAAATCTCCCCGTTGCTTTACATTGCCATTTAGAACAAGCATTGGCTGATGATCTCCCACTACTTAAACGTGATGGTGGTTTTATTCGTTCCAATTATCATCAAGAGCTCGATGAAATGCGTGCTTTACGGGATGAATCACGCCGTGTCATTGCTGAACTTCAAGCGCAATATGCCCAAGAAACAGAAATTAAGACACTTAAAATAAAGCATAATAATATTCTAGGCTATTTCATTGAAGTCACCAGTACACAAGCATCTTCCCTTACAAATAATCCACAAGCTAAAGCACGCTTTATTCACCGGCAAACAATGGCAAATGCTATGCGTTTTACCACAACAGAGCTTGCGGACCTTGAAAGTCGTATTGCTCATGCTGCCAACCACGCCTTGACACTTGAACTGGAGATATTTGATACACTTGTTCAGGAAATTACAGAACAAGTTGATTTTATTCGTAAAGCCGCTGAAGCACTTGCTATTTTAGATGTTTCTGTCGCTTTAGCAAATCTTGCCGAAGAACAAGGATATTGCCGCCCAAAAATTGATCATTCACTAACCTTTCATATCACCGCAGGACGTCATCCTGTTGTTGAGCAAGCACTCCGCAAACAAGCAGCAGAGCCCTTTGTTGCCAATAATTGTAATCTCTCTGTGCAAAAAAATCAGCAATATGCAGCAATCTGGCTTTTGACAGGACCTAATATGGGAGGAAAATCAACTTTTTTACGGCAGAACGCTCTTATAGCTATTATGGCGCAAATGGGCTCCTTTGTTCCTGCAACCTCAGCACACATTGGCGTTGTTGATCGCCTCTTTAGTCGTGTTGGTGCTTCTGATGATCTTGCTCGGGGGCGCTCAACCTTTATGATGGAAATGGTTGAAACGGCAACGATTCTCAATCATGCAAGTCACCATTCTCTTGTTATTCTCGATGAAATAGGACGTGGAACATCAACCTTTGATGGGCTTTCTATTGCTTGGGCTGCTGTTGAATATCTCCATGAAGTTAATCACTGTCGTGCTATTCTCGCTACCCATTTTCATGAAATGACAGCACTAACCGAAAAACTTGATAGACTGCATAATGTAACCATGAAAGTGAAAAACTGGAATGGTGATGTGGTTTTTCTTCATGAAGTCACACCAGGAGCCGCTGACCGATCCTATGGTGTACAAGTTGCAAAGCTTGCTGGACTTCCTTCAGCCGTTATTACACGAGCAACAGATGTCCTCCATCAATTAGAACAAGGTGAAATGGCTGGAAAAGGACATAAACTCATTGATGATTTACCACTCTTTTCTCTTCAAACAACCTCTCCCCTTAACGAAGAAAGAAACAAGCATGATGTACTTCACGAAGCTTTAAAAAATATTCATCCCGATGAGCTTTCCCCTAAACAAGCTTTAGAAACAATTTATCACCTCAAACAACTTGAAAAAAATAATTCCTTATAA
- a CDS encoding NADP-dependent malic enzyme, with translation MKKSERDQKMYQTVYSASEREALDFHSRGRPGKLEIVATKSMATQHDLALAYSPGVAVPVKAIAQNSALAYAYTAKGNLVAVISNGTAILGLGNLGALASKPVMEGKAVLFKRFADIDSIDLEIDTNDPENFINLVRHLEPSFGGINLEDIKAPECFMIESRLREVMNIPVFHDDQHGTAIIVAAGVLNALKLTGRDMQNARLVCNGAGSAGIACIELIKAMGFRAENIILCDTKGVVYEGRKEGMNQWKSAHAIRTDKRTLAEAMEGADIFFGVSAKGVLTPEMVKSMAPQPIIFAMANPDPEITPEEVMQVRNDAIVATGRSDYPNQINNVLCFPYIFRGALDVRATVINEDMKIAAARALANLAHEEVPDSVAEAYHGKRLKFGPNYIIPVPFDPRLFTVVSIAVAKAAMKSGVAQKNIDDLEAYERDLNARRDPTSSMMRGIYNHVRQAPKQIVFAEGEEEQVMRAAVSYVHQQLGKAILVGREEQVRETAFTAGIDLEREGISIMNAKLSCRTDAYANYLYKKMQRQGWLLRDCHRRINNDRNYFAACMVALGDADAMVTGVTRNYETALVDIRRAIDEKPKERLIGISMAICRGRTVFIADTAVYENPNAKELADIAEQTASFVRGFGYQPKVAFLAFSTFGYMKDKVTQQIQDAINILHERKVDFEFDGEMSADVALNSKLMQQYPFMGLTEPANILVMPSYHASSIASKMLQELGEAIIIGPILIGLEKSVQIVPFSGSDTDVVNIAMLAAYHAAKIA, from the coding sequence ATGAAAAAGAGCGAGCGGGATCAGAAAATGTATCAAACGGTTTACAGTGCGAGCGAACGAGAAGCTCTTGATTTTCATAGTCGTGGTCGGCCAGGAAAGCTTGAGATTGTTGCAACAAAGTCTATGGCAACACAGCATGATTTAGCCCTTGCTTATTCCCCAGGTGTTGCGGTTCCAGTTAAGGCAATTGCTCAAAATTCAGCATTGGCTTATGCTTATACAGCAAAGGGAAATCTTGTTGCTGTTATATCAAATGGAACAGCTATTCTAGGTTTAGGCAATTTAGGTGCGCTTGCCTCTAAGCCTGTGATGGAAGGTAAAGCAGTGCTTTTTAAGCGCTTTGCCGATATTGATTCCATTGATTTAGAAATTGATACAAACGATCCAGAGAATTTTATCAATTTAGTGCGCCATTTGGAGCCTTCTTTTGGCGGCATCAATCTTGAAGATATTAAGGCGCCTGAGTGCTTTATGATTGAAAGTCGCTTACGCGAGGTGATGAATATTCCTGTTTTTCATGACGATCAACATGGCACAGCAATTATTGTCGCTGCTGGTGTGCTCAATGCTTTGAAGCTAACAGGACGTGATATGCAAAATGCGCGGCTTGTCTGTAATGGTGCTGGTTCTGCCGGCATTGCTTGTATCGAATTGATTAAGGCGATGGGATTTAGAGCTGAAAATATCATCCTATGTGATACCAAAGGTGTTGTCTATGAAGGGCGCAAAGAGGGAATGAATCAATGGAAATCTGCTCATGCTATCCGAACCGATAAACGAACACTTGCCGAAGCAATGGAAGGGGCAGATATATTTTTCGGGGTTTCTGCTAAAGGTGTATTGACTCCTGAAATGGTGAAGTCCATGGCACCGCAGCCGATTATTTTTGCTATGGCTAATCCCGATCCAGAAATTACCCCAGAAGAAGTTATGCAAGTGCGTAATGATGCCATTGTTGCGACAGGTCGTTCGGATTATCCAAATCAGATTAACAATGTTCTTTGTTTTCCTTATATATTTCGTGGTGCGCTTGATGTGCGTGCAACCGTTATTAATGAAGATATGAAGATTGCTGCGGCAAGGGCTCTTGCTAATTTAGCCCATGAAGAAGTTCCTGACAGTGTTGCAGAAGCTTATCATGGAAAGCGGTTGAAATTTGGACCGAATTATATCATTCCTGTTCCTTTTGATCCACGTTTGTTTACGGTTGTTTCAATCGCGGTAGCAAAAGCAGCGATGAAAAGCGGTGTTGCGCAAAAGAACATAGATGATTTAGAGGCTTATGAGCGCGATTTGAATGCGAGACGTGACCCTACTTCTTCAATGATGCGTGGGATTTATAACCATGTTCGTCAAGCGCCGAAACAAATTGTTTTTGCAGAAGGTGAAGAGGAGCAAGTCATGCGGGCTGCTGTTTCCTATGTTCATCAACAATTAGGAAAAGCGATTTTGGTTGGTCGTGAAGAGCAAGTAAGAGAAACAGCTTTTACCGCTGGAATTGATCTGGAACGTGAAGGTATCTCAATTATGAATGCTAAGCTTTCCTGTCGTACAGATGCTTATGCAAATTATCTTTATAAAAAGATGCAGCGTCAAGGCTGGCTGTTGCGCGATTGTCATCGCCGTATCAATAATGATCGAAATTATTTTGCTGCGTGTATGGTGGCACTAGGAGATGCGGATGCAATGGTTACAGGGGTGACACGCAATTATGAAACAGCGCTGGTTGATATACGTCGGGCAATTGATGAAAAACCAAAAGAACGACTGATTGGTATTTCAATGGCTATTTGCCGTGGACGAACTGTGTTTATTGCGGATACTGCTGTTTATGAAAATCCTAATGCTAAAGAACTAGCAGATATAGCGGAACAAACCGCTTCGTTTGTGCGTGGATTTGGATATCAACCAAAGGTTGCTTTTTTAGCATTTTCTACGTTTGGTTATATGAAAGACAAGGTCACACAGCAAATTCAGGATGCGATTAATATTTTGCATGAACGCAAAGTTGATTTTGAGTTTGATGGAGAAATGAGTGCTGATGTAGCGCTTAATTCCAAATTGATGCAGCAATATCCATTTATGGGATTAACAGAGCCTGCTAATATTTTGGTTATGCCTAGCTATCACGCATCTTCTATTGCAAGCAAAATGTTACAAGAACTTGGAGAAGCAATCATCATCGGTCCTATTTTAATTGGATTGGAAAAATCTGTTCAAATTGTACCGTTTAGTGGAAGCGATACAGATGTTGTCAATATTGCAATGCTTGCAGCTTATCATGCGGCAAAAATCGCCTAG
- the secB gene encoding protein-export chaperone SecB, whose amino-acid sequence MAEGEMNNSGGEPVFAVLTQYLKDLSFENPGAPHSLRAREKSPQIDININVNANPIGDDNYDVVLSLSVKANDNTETLFHVELIYGGVFHLKNIPQEHVMPLVFIECPRLLFPFARQIISNATQNGGFPPLWIDPIDFAALFQKRLAEEQKDNQIQPS is encoded by the coding sequence ATGGCCGAAGGTGAAATGAACAACAGTGGCGGAGAGCCGGTTTTTGCTGTATTAACGCAATATTTAAAAGATTTATCATTTGAAAACCCAGGTGCTCCCCATTCATTGCGTGCGCGTGAAAAATCACCACAAATTGATATCAATATTAATGTCAATGCTAACCCGATTGGTGATGACAATTATGATGTCGTTTTATCTCTCTCCGTCAAAGCCAATGATAATACTGAAACCTTATTTCATGTAGAGCTGATTTACGGAGGAGTTTTTCACCTGAAAAACATTCCACAAGAACATGTTATGCCTCTGGTCTTTATTGAATGTCCCCGTCTTTTATTTCCATTTGCTCGCCAAATTATATCTAATGCTACTCAAAATGGTGGTTTTCCACCTTTGTGGATTGATCCTATTGATTTTGCAGCTCTCTTTCAAAAGCGTCTCGCTGAAGAACAAAAAGACAATCAAATACAACCTTCTTAA
- a CDS encoding FxsA family protein translates to MIKLYSLNPRFFIVIFLCILLIEIAGFIFVGQEIGILATLSLVILTTLVGVILLRIQGISLLKNIQSELIQGRTLENNIIHDAFIIFSAILLILPGFVTDLLGILLLIKPIRSVVWHFFSSLKNTINPNTKRKNDSEKIIDLNAEDYKIHDTTESPWRKNDDNR, encoded by the coding sequence GTGATAAAACTTTATTCTCTAAATCCTCGTTTTTTTATCGTTATATTCCTCTGTATTCTGTTAATTGAGATTGCTGGTTTTATTTTTGTTGGTCAAGAAATTGGCATTTTGGCAACTTTGAGTTTAGTCATTCTCACAACCTTAGTTGGGGTTATTTTATTGCGAATTCAAGGAATTAGCCTTTTAAAAAACATACAAAGTGAACTCATTCAAGGACGCACATTAGAAAACAATATTATTCATGATGCTTTCATCATATTTAGTGCGATTTTGCTTATTCTTCCCGGTTTTGTAACTGATCTTTTGGGAATATTACTTCTTATTAAACCAATTCGTTCTGTTGTTTGGCATTTCTTTTCATCATTAAAAAACACAATAAATCCCAATACAAAAAGAAAAAATGACTCTGAAAAAATAATTGATCTTAACGCTGAAGATTACAAAATTCATGATACAACAGAATCTCCATGGCGCAAAAATGATGATAACCGTTGA
- a CDS encoding Tim44/TimA family putative adaptor protein, with protein sequence MEFDVILVIALVVMVVIFVQLRSVLGKRIGFEKPPFDPYSRHSKKQAEAETADNIVSFPHQKNLQKGDFSEIDEIAPEGSILNENLRALRRIDPHFSPKSFIKGAQIAYEMIVTAFAKGDRSQLKSLLCQDVFESFCSAIEQREKNKERIEFTFVGINKIEFVAAAIQEKDELLTVRIISEMISVTYNEQDERIDGDSDAIIEIRDIWTFVRNSLSSDPNWKLFATEDEN encoded by the coding sequence ATGGAATTTGACGTTATACTTGTCATCGCTCTTGTTGTTATGGTTGTTATTTTTGTGCAACTCCGTAGTGTGTTAGGGAAGCGAATTGGATTTGAAAAGCCTCCTTTTGATCCTTATTCACGTCACTCTAAAAAACAAGCTGAGGCAGAAACGGCGGATAATATTGTTTCGTTCCCTCATCAAAAAAATTTACAAAAAGGCGATTTTAGTGAAATTGATGAGATTGCACCAGAGGGGAGTATTTTGAATGAAAATTTACGCGCACTGCGTAGAATTGACCCTCATTTTTCTCCTAAATCTTTTATAAAGGGTGCACAAATTGCTTATGAAATGATTGTCACAGCTTTTGCTAAAGGTGATCGGAGTCAACTTAAAAGCTTGCTTTGTCAGGATGTTTTTGAAAGCTTTTGTTCTGCTATTGAACAACGAGAAAAAAACAAAGAAAGAATAGAATTTACTTTTGTTGGAATTAATAAAATCGAGTTTGTTGCGGCAGCAATACAAGAAAAGGATGAACTTTTAACAGTACGTATTATCAGTGAGATGATTTCTGTTACTTATAATGAACAGGATGAGCGTATAGACGGTGATTCCGATGCTATTATAGAAATTAGGGATATTTGGACGTTTGTTCGTAATAGTCTATCGTCGGATCCGAACTGGAAGCTTTTCGCTACAGAAGATGAAAATTAA
- a CDS encoding Smr/MutS family protein, producing the protein MSLSEWRQKRDLLTSQDRLLWAKVCRTITPLHDKRLSSISENIANINDKKQCITQAPLGGQENQQRSTIIKKEKRAVTQTHKIHFFDHVAHRKIAQGRYPLEARLDLHGYMQEEAYFFLKKFLQSSQQSGLRYVLVITGKGRSIGSDGALYRFVPYWLSTPAFRYYVHAFEQAARQHGGEGALYVWLRRFVSRKGM; encoded by the coding sequence ATGTCCTTAAGTGAATGGAGACAAAAAAGAGATTTATTAACTTCACAAGATCGCCTTTTATGGGCGAAGGTTTGTCGCACAATAACACCGCTTCATGATAAGAGGCTCTCTTCTATATCAGAAAATATTGCAAATATTAATGATAAAAAACAGTGCATAACTCAAGCTCCTCTAGGGGGGCAGGAAAATCAACAACGCTCAACAATTATTAAAAAAGAAAAGAGAGCCGTTACACAAACGCATAAGATTCATTTCTTTGATCATGTTGCACATCGTAAAATTGCCCAAGGTCGTTATCCTCTTGAGGCGCGTCTTGATCTTCACGGTTATATGCAGGAAGAAGCTTATTTTTTCTTAAAAAAATTTCTACAATCCTCTCAACAGAGTGGATTGCGTTATGTCCTTGTGATTACAGGAAAAGGTCGATCTATTGGGAGTGATGGAGCTTTGTATAGATTTGTTCCGTATTGGTTATCAACACCAGCTTTTCGATATTATGTTCATGCGTTTGAGCAAGCAGCGCGTCAGCATGGTGGTGAAGGTGCGCTTTATGTTTGGTTGCGTCGTTTTGTGTCGAGAAAAGGAATGTGA
- a CDS encoding GcrA family cell cycle regulator, producing the protein MGWTSERVELLKKLWSEGLSASQIAAQLGGVSRNAVIGKVHRLKLPGRGKTAQGNTRTQKTPASSPSSPRVRRNTPTVSPINTSSVNVEETTLKTEFVAEDVKEVDMPTKSNVVVPISRQLNLLQLSENTCRWPVGDPLSADFHFCGADSDENSPYCTFHAKLAFQPISERRRIRV; encoded by the coding sequence ATGGGTTGGACAAGTGAACGCGTTGAGCTTCTTAAAAAGCTTTGGAGTGAAGGGTTAAGTGCAAGTCAAATTGCCGCTCAATTAGGTGGAGTCAGCAGAAATGCAGTCATCGGTAAAGTGCACCGATTGAAGTTGCCAGGACGTGGCAAGACAGCACAGGGAAATACACGTACGCAAAAAACTCCCGCAAGCAGCCCATCATCTCCACGTGTGCGTCGCAACACACCCACAGTATCGCCAATAAACACATCATCTGTCAACGTTGAAGAAACAACTTTAAAGACAGAGTTTGTAGCAGAAGATGTCAAAGAAGTTGATATGCCCACAAAATCTAATGTAGTGGTGCCTATATCACGGCAACTTAATCTGCTACAATTGAGTGAAAATACATGTAGATGGCCGGTTGGCGATCCATTATCAGCTGATTTTCATTTTTGTGGTGCTGATTCTGATGAAAATAGTCCCTATTGTACCTTTCACGCTAAATTAGCATTTCAACCGATATCTGAAAGACGGCGAATAAGGGTATAA